The genomic segment CAGGTACGGTGGCAGGCATGATCCAGGCCTTCGATGACATTAAGGCAGCCAACGACATTTCACCGGCTGTCGTGGCTGGTGGTATTTCCATTGCACTGCTAACAACACTATTCGGTCTTGTGGTTGCTATTATCATTCAAACGTTCCAGAATTTTCTTATCTCCCGTGTTGACAAGCTTATCGTAGACATGGAAGAAAATTCTGTTATGCTGATGGACGAGCTTATTGAAATAGACTTAGCAAGCAAAAAGGAGTAGGGGCAATAATAAGAAGGAGCATTTGAATCCATGAAAAAACGGATTAGAGCTGGCGAAATTCCTACCGCTTCTATGGCTGATATAGCCTTTTTATTACTCATCTTTTTTCTTGTTACTACTACCATCGATACGGATAAGGGTCTCGGGCTTGTGTTACCCCCCAAAGGAGAGGAGAAAGAGATCCCTAAGAGAAATATTTCAAACCTTCTGATCAATGCTCGAGGTGATGTATTACTCGATAAGCAGCCAATTCAGATTCGTGATATCCGTCAGGTGGTTATGGAAAAGATGGCCGCAAACGATAAGCTGATTTTTTCAGTTAAAACGCACGCCAAGGCTAAGTATCAGGCATATATTAGCGTACTGGACCAGCTTAAAATGGCCAATGCAACGAGAATTTCCATTGCTGAGACCGAGAAATGAAGTTCTCTTCCAAGACAAAGGCCTCAGGTGAAATTCCTACAGCGTCCATGCCTGATATTATCTTCATGCTGCTCATATTTTTTATGGTGACTACAGTTCTTCGTGAGTATGAAGGTCTGAATGTTTTCTTGCCGCAGGCGAGGAAGATTGAACGCTTGGATTCAAAACGTCACGTCTCGCACATTTTTGTATCCAAAGATGGCATGATCTCTATTGATGACAAAATCGTCGCTATAGATAATGTAAAGCATGTAATGTATGATAAACGTGTGGCCGACCCCCAACTGACCGTATCACTGAAGGCAGACAGAGAAGCGTCTATGGGACTTATTGGTGACATGCATAACCAACTGCGCGAGGCTGACGCCTTGAAAGTCAACTATTCGTCTAAAGTAGCCCCACCGTTATGATCCTTAGAAAAAACCAGGAGGTATCTCTGAAACTACGTTATCCTATCACGGTACGGATGACGACACTGATAAGTGTTATAATGCTTATAATGTTTTCGGTTGCTTTCCCACGTTTTGAGGCTAAAGAATTTCTGGATAAAGAGATACAGATTGAGATCGAACAGTTCGATATTCCGCAAACTCAGCAGTTTGATCTACCACCGCCACCGTCTAGGCCTTCCATACCCGTGGAATCAGAAAACGAGGATTTGGCTGATGATGTCACCATTGAAGAGACGGAATTGGAGGATTTTGTAGAATGGGATGCGCCGCCACCGCCGCCGACCGAAGGCCCCCGAGTCCGATTTATTCCTTATGACGACCCCCCTGTTCCCTTAGGGGGATATTCCGCTATTCAGCGTAATATTATTTATCCTGAAATTGCACAAGAGGCTGGGATTGAAGGAACCGTAGTAATACAAGCTTTTGTTGATAAAAAAGGGAAGGTAACTGACACTGTAGTGCTTAAAGGAATCCCCAACACTGGCTTGGATGAAGCTGCAATGACCGCAATCGCAAAGACAAGATTTAAGCCCGCCAAGCAACGTGATCGACCTGTGGGTGTCTGGATATCCATTCCGGTGAACTTTCGGTTGAAGGGTTAGTAACCCCCGATTTTTCTAGTAGAATCTCCCTTAAATAGTCCAGAAGACAACAGCTGAGATGATTGTGCCGGCAATCGCCCCACCATAGCAAAGAATGGAGATGACGGTGCTCACGGACTTCAGCCCTACATCTACGAGGGTGAAGCGGAA from the Candidatus Neomarinimicrobiota bacterium genome contains:
- a CDS encoding biopolymer transporter ExbD; its protein translation is MKKRIRAGEIPTASMADIAFLLLIFFLVTTTIDTDKGLGLVLPPKGEEKEIPKRNISNLLINARGDVLLDKQPIQIRDIRQVVMEKMAANDKLIFSVKTHAKAKYQAYISVLDQLKMANATRISIAETEK
- a CDS encoding biopolymer transporter ExbD translates to MKFSSKTKASGEIPTASMPDIIFMLLIFFMVTTVLREYEGLNVFLPQARKIERLDSKRHVSHIFVSKDGMISIDDKIVAIDNVKHVMYDKRVADPQLTVSLKADREASMGLIGDMHNQLREADALKVNYSSKVAPPL
- a CDS encoding energy transducer TonB is translated as MILRKNQEVSLKLRYPITVRMTTLISVIMLIMFSVAFPRFEAKEFLDKEIQIEIEQFDIPQTQQFDLPPPPSRPSIPVESENEDLADDVTIEETELEDFVEWDAPPPPPTEGPRVRFIPYDDPPVPLGGYSAIQRNIIYPEIAQEAGIEGTVVIQAFVDKKGKVTDTVVLKGIPNTGLDEAAMTAIAKTRFKPAKQRDRPVGVWISIPVNFRLKG